A single window of Gossypium hirsutum isolate 1008001.06 chromosome A10, Gossypium_hirsutum_v2.1, whole genome shotgun sequence DNA harbors:
- the LOC107897826 gene encoding dolichyl-diphosphooligosaccharide--protein glycosyltransferase subunit 4A yields the protein MIDDQQLGFLANFLGVFIFGLVIAYHYVMADPKYEGN from the coding sequence ATGATTGATGATCAGCAGCTGGGGTTTCTTGCCAATTTTTTAGGGGTTTTTATATTTGGACTGGTAATTGCTTACCATTACGTGATGGCCGATCCCAAATATGAGGGAAACTGA
- the LOC107897827 gene encoding CASP-like protein 4C1, giving the protein MRSPQGFRNGETPSPHNRIPTPHFHNTVTLRKLKRFNSLILVFRVTAFTFSLASSVFMVTNSRGSGSPHWFDYDAFRFVFAANAIVALYSLFEMGVSVWEISTGSTLFPEILQVWFDFGHDQVFAYLLLSADSAGTAFAKTLRGTPTCTDSNSFCVQSDISVALGFAGFLFIGLSSLLSGFRVVCFIINGSRFHL; this is encoded by the exons ATGCGGTCGCCGCAGGGTTTCCGCAACGGCGAGACCCCTTCCCCTCATAACCGAATCCCTACGCCTCACTTCCACAACACCGTCACGCTCCGTAAACTCAAACGCTTCAACTCACTGATTCTCGTCTTCCGAGTCACCGCTTTCACTTTCTCCCTCGCTTCCTCCGTTTTCATGGTCACTAACTCTCGCGGCTCCGGTTCCCCTCATTGGTTCGATTATGACGCTTTCAG ATTCGTTTTCGCCGCGAACGCAATCGTTGCTCTATATTCATTGTTCGAAATGGGCGTTTCCGTTTGGGAGATTTCCACTGGCTCCACTCTCTTCCCCGAAATCCTCCAAGTTTGGTTCGACTTCGGCCACGATCAG GTATTTGCGTACTTATTGTTGTCGGCGGACTCCGCGGGAACGGCGTTCGCGAAAACGCTAAGAGGTACGCCCACGTGTACGGACTCGAACTCGTTTTGCGTGCAATCGGATATCTCCGTGGCTTTAGGTTTCGCCGGGTTTTTATTTATCGGGTTGTCGTCGCTGCTGTCGGGTTTTCGGGTCGTCTGTTTCATAATCAACGGTTCTCGTTTCCATCTTTAG
- the LOC107896183 gene encoding uncharacterized protein, translated as MIKNPNLFSINTPMNQPPSWSQFYNMKIKVQVMLAYLLIAFLLLPSSQSHYSSIPMQITVNHDMKTRLPKPNRFLLAAWEHGTNVKGNMKKVPSAPNPKGNRHVPSKP; from the exons ATGATTAAGAATCCCAATTTGTTCTCCATAAATACCCCCATGAACCAGCCCCCAAGTTGGAGCCAATTTTACAATATGAAGATCAAAGTTCAAGTCATGTTAGCCTATCTCCTCATTGCATTTCTACTTCTTCCATCCTCACAATCTCATTATTCCTCCATACCCATGCAAATTACAG TTAACCATGATATGAAGACCAGACTTCCCAAACCAAACaggttcttgttagctgcttgg GAACATGGAACAAATGTGAAGGGTAACATGAAGAAGGTTCCATCAGCTCCAAATCCAAAAGGAAACCGGCATGTACCATCCAagccatga